From a region of the Dictyostelium discoideum AX4 chromosome 2 chromosome, whole genome shotgun sequence genome:
- the prkag gene encoding AMP-activated protein kinase gamma subunit (Similar to cystathionine-beta-synthase) has product MWYPGDEDEEFTSIIENIEKKETQEIKIKTEKLRQASLNQLPIEQSEGVGGGELSEYNNNTTNNNTPTNTTTTTNTNTTTMNNSNNNNERILSTSNGFDIRLPPNSIEQPSPSFISSSQDGVLTVDPLAVDGEKGNKESQSPPNGDNQILNNNNMFFKDITSLPSTDNKSSTNTNNNNNENPLKQTISSSPSKSTTTTTTSTSTTTTPSLSSLSSNNNNNSNSNNNYINHSSISTVSEGLENLNLKSGIKKIDSETEKYIEEGKQVFVNFLKGHTCYDVIPISGKVVVLDTKLAVKSAFYALEENGIKSAPLWNSEQHDFTGMITVSDFIDILLYYYKKPKSNNIFQDMGIHRIETFWREISVERPSSLISTEPETNLYDAASLLLCYKIHRLPVVDKKDTNSILHILTHSRILAFMMKSFPQLPEKLLSIPIGSLGIGTFATVVTVMTHTPLVEVLELLSEKKISAVPIIDSETSKIVDVYSKSDVTLMSKQGILSPSDLNLPVHQVLSTFTKLWQRPEQIYTCTRFDKLGDVIERCIKKRVHRLVCIDSSKKVEGILSLSDILNYLLNDVKSINH; this is encoded by the exons atgtggTATCCTGgggatgaagatgaagaattcacttcaataattgaaaatatagagaaaaaagaaacccaagaaattaaaattaaaactgaaAAACTAAGACAAGCatctttaaatcaattaccaaTAGAACAATCTGAAGGAGTTGGTGGTGGAGAATTAAgtgaatataataataatactactaataataatacaccaacaaatacaacaacaacaacaaatacaaatacaacaacaatgaataatagtaataataataatgaaagaaTATTATCAACATCTAATGGATTTGATATTAGATTACCACCAAATTCTATAGAACAACCATCTCCTTCATTTATATCATCTAGTCAAGATGGTGTATTAACTGTAGATCCATTAGCTGTTGATGGTGAAAAAGGCAATAAAGAATCACAATCACCTCCAAATGGTGATAAtcagattttaaataataataatatgttcTTTAAAGATATTACAAGTTTACCTTCAACTGACAATAAGAGTAGtactaatactaataataataataatgaaaaccCATTAAAGCAAACAATTTCATCTTCAccatcaaaatcaacaacaactacaactacatcCACATCCACAACTACAacaccatcattatcatctttatcttcaaataataataataatagtaatagtaataataattatattaaccATAGTTCAATATCAACAGTATCAGAAGGTTtagagaatttaaatttaaaatctggTATTAAGAAAATTGATAGTGAAACTGAGAAATACATTGAAGAGGGTAAACAGGTATTtgtaaactttttaaaaggACATACATGTTATGATGTTATACCAATTAGTGGTAAGGTTGTGGTATTGGATACAAAGTTGGCAGTGAAATCGGCATTCTATGCATTGGAAGAGAATGGCATTAAATCAGCACCACTTTGGAATTCGGAACAACATGATTTCACAGGTATGATCACTGTGTCGGATTTCATAGATATCTTACTTTACTAttataaaaaaccaaaatcaaataatatatttcaaGATATGGGTATACATAGAATCGAGACTTTTTGGAGAGAAATCTCTGTTGAACGTCCTTCCTCATTGATTTCAACTGAACCTGAAACTAACCTATACGATGCAGCTTCATTATTACTTTGTTATAAAATTCACAGATTACCAGTTGTagataaaaaagatacaaattcaattttacatATTTTAACTCATTCAAGAATTTTAGCATTTATGATGAAAAGT ttccCACAATTACcagaaaaattattatcaatacctATTGGATCATTAGGAATTGGTACATTTGCTACCGTTGTAACAGTTATGACTCATACACCATTGGTTGAagttttagaattattatcagaaaaaaaaatatctgcTGTACCAATTATTGATAGTGAAACTTCAAAAATTGTTGATGTTTATTCAAAGAGTGATGTTACT ttAATGTCAAAACAAGGTATATTATCACCatcagatttaaatttaccagTTCATCAAGTTTTATCAACATTTACAAAACTGTGGCAAAGACCTGAACAAATTTATACTTGCACTAGATTTGATAAATTGGGTGATGTAATTGAAAGATGTATAAAGAAAAGAGTTCATCGTTTAGTTTGTATTGATTCTAGTAAAAAGGTTGAAggaattttatcattaagtGATATCTTAAATTATCTATTAAATGATGTAAAATCTAttaatcattaa
- a CDS encoding Arf guanyl-nucleotide exchange factor (pleckstrin homology (PH) domain-containing protein), with amino-acid sequence MSDSQTTHDNNNKEVEPNEPITIVISNNGADKSLPPISQKPQLFLNNNNNNDEDSNTNTNTTTTPRSDTHDLPTINNNNNNNNNGITDEEETSPIGSYPTSWMELKSKMSQVDNSDLKRGSILIEHLSEYNKIASSQVLHEEIIQPTNNNNNNNNNNNNNNNNNNNNNNNNNNNNNNNNNNNNKQQMTNININTNTIPLSTRIPPPPPTVKTTTININNNTPAATTTTTTTTTTPTPTPIPTPTPTTNITTTSLTQANLDSIILSGIQLFNEKPKKGIEYFFQHKLLEKTPPSVSEFLHECPLLDKKSIGDYLGDAEPFCILVLESLISRFNFKDLDFDMSLRQLLYSFRLPGEAQKIDRVVQRFANQYHKDNKEGGFIEDPDTVYTLAFAIILLNTDLHNANVKPTMTKAKFVKSLSKINSGKDLPSEFLEDMFDRILVDEIKLNPSSTLFPYAVKKGWLNIRVKGKVTDKWSRKWCVLSDGTLYFFRKPTDPSPVRYLRPDTVITSKKEIKGRKNCFMLNHSSPPITLESLIKSTQKNKSQMFNPQSLLQQLALFGKEKEKKVYFWDSAVEKFYGEQQQPQLDIQDILDTDSVSSIDTLSETSSTTNYFDDEYLSPPTSSSVSTNSSTNSTTSPTLFDQQSFDQNKKGFLRSKNGQIVECEGKMYKNGTQTLSRPPPNKNTVHYNPNFNTIHPIPQSGSSTNSYNNNNNNNNNNNNNNNNNNNNTNSNANTTTTTTTTTTTTTTNTGNSNNTSAVNHSLTQPRPNYFKTVSSSSLIRSSSISTFSTPPSSPNNNNNNNNNNNNNNNVPSSSLTSSNTSVASNNQQHNHSPAGPANSSSSSSTPVLSSTTSSSSSSSSSSSRSNTPVSHEQNNNKSEYDKNYEKNLNAFMKLQEKMIKASKNTNTCILNTDTKREMDSWIRLILHQFSKK; translated from the exons atgagcGATTCACAAACAACtcatgataataataataaagaagttGAACCAAATGAACCAATTACTATAGTAATTAGTAATAATGGGGCAGATAAGAGTTTACCACCAATTTCACAAAAACctcaattgtttttaaataacaacaacaacaatgatGAAGACAgtaataccaataccaacacTACAACTACACCAAGAAGTGATACACATGATTTACCAACgattaacaacaacaacaacaataataataatggtataaCGGATGAGGAAGAAACATCACCAATCGGATCATACCCAACTAGTTGGATGGagttaaaaagtaaaatgaGTCAAGTTGATAACTCTGATTTAAAACGTGGTagtattttaattgaacatTTATcagaatataataaaatagcTTCATCACAAGTTTTACATGAAGAAATTATACAaccaactaataataataataataataataataataataataataataataataataataataataataataataataataataataataataataataataataataataataataaacagcAAAtgacaaatataaatataaatacaaatacaataCCACTTTCAACAAGAAtaccacctccaccaccaaCAGTGAAAACAACtacaataaatattaataataatacaccaGCCGCTACAAccacaactactactacaactacaacaccaacaccaacaccaataccaacaccaacaccaacaacaaatataacaacaacatcattaaCACAAGCAAATTtagattcaattattttatctggtatacaattatttaatgaaaaaccTAAAAAAGGTATTGAATACTTCTTTCAACATAAATTATTAGAGAAAACACCTCCTTCAGTTTCAGAATTTTTACATGAATGTCCACTATtagataaaaaatcaattggtgATTATTTAGGTGATGC tgaACCATTTTGTATATTAGTATtagaatcattaatttcaagatttaattttaaagatttagatTTTGATATGAGTTTAAGACAATTATTGTATTCATTTAGATTACCAGGAGAAGCACAAAAGATTGATAGAGTTGTACAAAGATTTGCAAATCAATATCATAAGGATAATAAGGAGGGAGGATTTATAGAGGATCCAGATACAGTGTATACATTAGCATTTgcaatcattttattaaataccGATTTACACAATGCAAATGTAAAACCAACGATGACCAAAGCGAAATTTGTTAAATCATTATCGAAAATCAACAGTGGCAAAGATTTACCATCAGAGTTTTTAGAGGATATGTTTGATAGAATACTGGTTGACGAGATTAAATTGAACCCTTCGAGCACTCTATTTCCATACGCTGTGAAAAAGGGTTGGCTAAATATTAGGGTAAAAGGAAAGGTAACCGATAAATGGAGTAGAAAGTGGTGTGTACTCTCTGATGGCACATTATACTTTTTCAGAAAACCAACCGATCCTTCACCAGTGCGTTATCTCAGACCAGACACGGTCATCACTTCAAAGAAGGAGATCAAGGGCAGAAAGAACTGCTTCATGTTGAACCATTCCTCTCCACCCATCACTTTGGAATCCTTGATAAAGTCAACTCAAAAGAATAAATCTCAAATGTTTAATCCACAGTCGTTACTACAGCAATTGGCTTTGTTTGGCAAGGAGAAGGAGAAGAAAGTCTATTTTTGGGACTCGGCAGTCGAGAAATTCTATGGCGAGCAGCAACAGCCCCAATTGGACATTCAAGACATTCTAGACACTGATTCCGTAAGTTCGATCGATACTCTCTCTGAAACTTCCTCAACTACAAACTATTTCGATGATGAATATCTTTCACCTCCAACCTCTTCCTCTGTCTCTACAAATAGTTCAACCAATAGTACCACCTCACCAACACTATTCGATCAACAATCTTttgatcaaaataaaaaaggtttCTTACGTTCAAAGAATGGTCAAATAGTTGAGTGTGAAGGTAAAATGTATAAAAATGGTACTCAAACCCTATCAAGACCaccaccaaataaaaatacagtTCATTATaatccaaattttaatacaatTCATCCTATACCACAATCTGGTTCAAGTACaaatagttataataataataataataataataacaataataataataataataataataataataataatacaaattcaaatgcaaatacaacaactactaccactacaactactactacaacaaccaccaataCTGGTAATTCTAATAATACCTCTGCTGTAAATCATTCATTAACTCAACCAAGaccaaattattttaaaactgtttcttcttcatctttaattCGCTCATCAAGTATTTCTACATTTTCAACACCACCTTcttcaccaaataataacaataacaacaacaataacaataacaataataataatgtaccatcatcatctttaacTTCATCAAATACATCTGTAGCatcaaataatcaacaacataATCATTCACCAGCTGGTCCtgcaaattcatcatcatcttcttcaacaCCAGTACTTTCATCAACaacttcatcttcatcatcatcttcatcatcgtcatctcGTTCAAATACACCAGTTTCACatgaacaaaataataataaatccgAATACGACAAAAACTatgaaaagaatttaaatgcCTTTATGAAACTTCAAGAGAAAATGATTAAAGCATCTAAAAACACAAACACTTGTATTTTAAATACTGATACTAAAAGAGAAATGGATTCTTGGATAAGATTAATTTTACATCAATtcagtaaaaaataa
- a CDS encoding reduced folate carrier family protein: MEDSDKENTLLLPNNKYRNQNFIRNQDEDENENENNDNLENDNNKRNYISINNYEPYKEIDNNNNKNNNNNNIINNNNKINFYNNLIPRIKSYFQEIKPFLKYCSFSFLFSFDPSEPYLVDYFTNVLGINQTIVYQEIYPYWTYSYFVFLLIFGILGEIIGYKVIIIIGMVAKILTIGVLLSTNNIIWMILEQITEGLSYSAYTVFLAYIYFSLDTSEYQKMACRVNAGYLVGIVSSGLLGQLLVEQRLPLVYLLSIACGTNILALILALGFSNYKIDQKFSLKEVISDLFGTFKNADIVRWYIWSGIAISIHQIVITYWQNLFLQVNDEQSWNGYISASAYFFASFFAIIPSKLGNKINNIQGIILVLFGLLGGGLLVLMGFGGSTVVSALSFIIYNCCFEFVSPIVNVQIAKKLSSRIGVLFSFNIMVALTIQVLVQSAVGKQFLNLDIKTQFYYYGACLFFLSFGFAILFGFLFLKKKINSNSNSNSNVDVLIVNHNTQNQNSEEKKKKKELYYNANIIDFENNNNNNNNNNNNNNNNNNNNNNNNNNNNNNNVGIGGNDNFK; the protein is encoded by the exons ATGGAGGATAGTGATAAAGAAAATACATTATTGctaccaaataataaatatcgaaatcaaaattttataagaaatcaagatgaagatgaaaatgaaaatgaaaataatgataacttagaaaatgataataataaaagaaattatattaGTATAAATAACTATGAACcatataaagaaattgataataataataataaaaataataataataataatattatcaacaataataataaaattaacttttataataatttaataccGAGAATTAAAAGTTATTTTCAAGAAATcaaaccatttttaaaatattgttcattctcatttttattttcattcgACCCTTCAGAACCATATTTAGTTGATTATTTTACAAATGTTTTAGGAATTAATCAAACAATT GTTTACCAAGAAATCTATCCATATTGGACCTACTCATactttgtatttttattaatatttggaaTTTTAGGTGAAATTATTGGTTATAAA gttataataattattggaATGGTTGCGAAAATATTAACGATTGGTGTATTATTAAgtacaaataatataatatggATGATATTAGAACAAATTACAGAAGGATTATCGTATAGTGCTTATACAGTATTCTTGgcatatatttattttagtttagATACGAGTGAATACCAAAAAATGGCATGTCGTGTAAATGCAGGTTATTTAGTTGGTATTGTATCGTCAGGTCTTTTAGGACAATTATTGGTTGAACAAAGATTACCattggtttatttattaagTATTGCATGTGGTACGAACATTCTTGCATTAATATTAGCATTAGGTTTctcaaattataaaattgatcAAAAATTTTCACTAAAAGAAGTGATTAGTGATTTATTTGGTACTTTTAAAAATGCTGATATTGTTAGATGGTATATTTGGAGTGGTATTGCAATTTCAATTCATCAAATAGTTATAActt attggcaaaatttatttttacaagtAAATGATGAACAAAGTTGGAATGGTTATATATCTGCAAGTGCATATTTCTTTGCGTCATTTTTTGCAATTATACCTTCAAAATTGggtaataaaatt aataatattcaaggtattattttagttttatttggattattaggTGGTGGATTATTGGTTTTGATGGGATTTGGTGGAAGTACAGTTGTTAGTGCATTaagttttataatttataattgttgttttgaatttgtttcaCCAATTGTAAATGTTCAAATTGCAAAGAAATTATCAAGTAGAATTGgtgtattattttcatttaatattatgGTAGCATTAACAATACAAGTATTGGTTCAATCTGCTGTTggtaaacaatttttaaatttagatattaaaactcaattctattattatgGTGCGTGTTTATTCTTTCTCTCATTTGGATTTgcaattttatttggttttttatttttaaagaaaaaaattaattcaaattcaaattcaaattcaaatgttgATGTCTTAATTGTAAATCATAATactcaaaatcaaaatagtgaagagaaaaagaagaaaaaagaattatattACAATGCCAATATTATTGATTtcgaaaataataataataataataataataataataataataataataataataataataataataataataataataataataataataataataatgttggtATTGGcggtaatgataattttaaataa